CATGAGTTATAAGGAATATTGAGATAGACCCGTATACGGCAGGAGCGGCTTCCTGGAAACTCGTATCTGTTACCTTGATTTTATCGACAGCGAGGAGCAGCAAGAATGGCGCTTAACGACCACAGCGTTGCAAGCGAAAGCGGCGCACACGATTTTGACAACACTACCAAGATCATCCATCTGGCCATGGCCATCGTCCTGACGCTGCAGATGGGTATTGGCCTGCTGGTCCATGATCCGCAGACCAGGTTCTTTTTATACCTGCATGAGTATGTCGGCATACTGTCGGCGCTGGTCATTTTCGTCGAGTGGTTATGGATCTATACCGCATCGCAGTTTTCCGTTTTATTTCCATGGAACCGTGCCGGTATATCACTTGTTGTGAAGGATATCAGAAACCTGGGGAGACATAGGCTTCCGGAAGGTGGCGATACCGTGGGACTGTCCGGATTTTGGCATGGCATTGGTATATTGTCGTTTACGTTTATGGCATTGACCGGAACCATCCTGCTTTTTGTTTTGCCCGGCGGACATTCCATACTCGGACTGCACTCGACGGATTTTGTATTATACACCCGCATTTCCCTATATCACCGGCTGGTGTCCTATCTTGCATGGGTATATCTGCTTGGACACGTTCTTTTCGCCATTTTTCATCAATTGACCGGGAACGATATATTCGGGAGAATTTTTCTTTTCCGTCGGGATGGATAATCTGGTATCCGCACCACGGCGGGAAAGAGAAAAGGCCAGGAATACGATCCCAGACCTTTGCGGGAGTTGGTGCGCAGTACTGGAGTCGAACCAGTGACCTTCGGCTTCGGAGGCCGACGCTCTATCCATCTGAGCTAACTGCGCGTGGGCCAGATTATAGGGAACTCGCCCCACCGTTGTCCAACCTTTCCTGCGCAACTCCCTGAAAGTCCAGCGCCAGCCAGTACTGCTCCGTGGAGCGCGCACGGGAGGCCTCCGGCTTGCGCACCACGATCTTCTTGAAGTCCCGGCGCAGCGCCCGGCGCAACTCCTCCGCGCCGGACCCCATAAATACCTTGATCAGCAGCGCTCCGCCCGGCACCAGCCAGCGATGGGCCATGTCCAGAGCCAGCTCTGCGAGATCAATGGCGCGGGCCTGATCGAC
This sequence is a window from Acidithiobacillus ferridurans. Protein-coding genes within it:
- a CDS encoding cytochrome b/b6 domain-containing protein; the protein is MALNDHSVASESGAHDFDNTTKIIHLAMAIVLTLQMGIGLLVHDPQTRFFLYLHEYVGILSALVIFVEWLWIYTASQFSVLFPWNRAGISLVVKDIRNLGRHRLPEGGDTVGLSGFWHGIGILSFTFMALTGTILLFVLPGGHSILGLHSTDFVLYTRISLYHRLVSYLAWVYLLGHVLFAIFHQLTGNDIFGRIFLFRRDG